A stretch of Desulfobacter hydrogenophilus DNA encodes these proteins:
- a CDS encoding ABC transporter ATP-binding protein, giving the protein MKSKKNRLSKERRQKIIRMVFAHWKRLALAALCMVVVAGANGTMALLVKPVLDDIFIAKDNTKLLLIPGIAVLVFFLKGAGSYGSEYLMNHVGQRIIRDFRDNLYEKIMNLPIAYIHKEKTGVLMSRITNDVNIIKGMVSTAVISLFRDSFSVVAFLFVIFYRDWQLALGAFIVLPIAFYPIVLFGKRIRKFSTGSQETMADLNAFLHETFSGAKIVKIFNLQSFETARFKEKTRELFRLEMKKVITRALSSPVMEFLGGLGIAFVIWFGGMRVVNGTSTPGVFFSFLTAVMMLYDPVKKLSSLNNTIQEGAAAASRVFDVLETQNDVVDKPDARPLKAASCEVVFENVSFAYGPEESMALKNINLKAAPGETLALVGMSGGGKTSLVNLIPRLYDVAEGGVFVGGHDVRDLTIASLRDHISIVTQEPILFNETVRDNIRYGKMDADDATVEAAGKAAFAHDFICGFPKGYDTVIGELGSRLSGGEKQRICIARALLKNAPVLILDEATSALDSQAEKVVQKALENLMEGRTSFVIAHRLSTIDYASRIIVLKNGTIVEQGVHDDLMAAKGFYYKLQSMQTSKN; this is encoded by the coding sequence ATGAAATCAAAAAAAAATAGATTGTCTAAAGAACGCAGGCAAAAGATTATCCGGATGGTGTTTGCACACTGGAAAAGACTTGCCTTGGCTGCCTTATGTATGGTGGTGGTGGCAGGTGCCAACGGCACCATGGCCCTGCTGGTTAAACCTGTTCTTGACGATATTTTTATTGCCAAAGACAATACCAAGTTATTGCTCATTCCTGGCATTGCCGTCCTGGTGTTTTTTCTAAAAGGCGCAGGTTCATACGGGTCGGAATACCTGATGAATCATGTGGGACAGCGTATTATCCGCGATTTCAGGGACAACCTTTATGAAAAGATCATGAACCTGCCCATTGCATATATCCACAAAGAAAAGACCGGGGTGCTCATGTCCCGGATCACCAATGATGTTAATATTATCAAAGGCATGGTGTCCACTGCCGTTATCAGTCTATTTCGGGATTCTTTTTCTGTTGTGGCGTTTTTGTTTGTTATTTTTTACCGGGACTGGCAACTTGCATTAGGCGCCTTTATTGTCCTGCCCATTGCCTTTTATCCCATCGTCTTATTTGGCAAAAGAATCCGGAAGTTTTCCACAGGATCCCAAGAAACCATGGCAGATCTTAACGCCTTTCTGCATGAAACCTTTTCCGGGGCAAAGATTGTTAAAATATTCAATCTTCAGTCCTTTGAAACAGCCAGATTCAAGGAAAAAACCAGAGAACTGTTTCGTTTAGAAATGAAAAAGGTGATAACACGGGCATTGTCTTCCCCGGTTATGGAATTTTTAGGCGGGTTAGGCATCGCTTTTGTTATCTGGTTTGGCGGAATGCGGGTGGTCAACGGCACGTCCACACCTGGTGTGTTTTTCTCTTTTTTAACTGCCGTGATGATGCTTTATGATCCGGTGAAGAAATTGTCCTCACTGAACAATACCATCCAGGAGGGCGCGGCGGCAGCATCCAGGGTTTTTGATGTGCTGGAAACCCAAAATGATGTGGTGGACAAACCCGATGCCCGGCCCCTTAAAGCGGCATCCTGTGAGGTGGTTTTTGAAAATGTTTCCTTTGCCTATGGCCCTGAAGAATCTATGGCCTTAAAGAACATAAATCTTAAGGCGGCCCCCGGAGAGACCCTGGCGTTGGTCGGCATGAGCGGCGGCGGAAAAACCAGCCTGGTGAACCTGATTCCAAGACTTTATGACGTGGCAGAGGGCGGTGTCTTTGTTGGCGGACACGATGTGCGAGACCTGACAATTGCTTCCCTGCGGGACCATATTTCCATTGTGACCCAGGAACCCATTTTATTTAACGAGACCGTGCGGGACAATATCCGCTATGGAAAAATGGATGCAGATGATGCCACGGTTGAAGCGGCAGGCAAGGCCGCCTTTGCCCATGATTTTATCTGCGGTTTTCCCAAGGGTTATGATACCGTGATCGGAGAGCTTGGTTCCCGTTTGTCCGGGGGGGAAAAACAGCGGATTTGCATTGCAAGGGCGCTTTTGAAAAATGCGCCGGTGCTGATTCTAGACGAGGCAACCTCGGCCTTAGATTCCCAAGCAGAAAAAGTTGTGCAAAAGGCTTTGGAGAATTTGATGGAGGGCCGTACTTCCTTTGTCATTGCTCACAGACTGTCCACCATAGATTACGCCTCCCGGATCATTGTACTTAAAAACGGAACCATTGTTGAACAAGGTGTCCATGATGACCTGATGGCTGCAAAAGGCTTTTATTATAAACTGCAATCCATGCAGACTTCAAAAAATTAA
- a CDS encoding 3-deoxy-D-manno-octulosonic acid transferase: protein MTKCAFIPNFFKFYNMLWGAALPFLKRHPRLTPTFGRRINPVHLRSADIWIQAASAGEAYLAVSIIKALNPDRSVTMLLTTTTDQGMKILTQALSPKKISSRISLCVDIFPFDKPTTMNKAVQQVNPAVMVLLETELWPAHLYALKKNHTAVLLINGRLSQKSYRNYGLTKAFWRSFAPERILAISAKDAKRFSRIFSHTRIDTMDNIKFDRMKVQNTADKSSALAAIVPRELPLSIFASFRRQEEKQIIDMIKTLLERVPNQIIALFPRHMHRIAPFLKKMNKNGLKVYKGSQISSVLPGPAIILWDKFGDLHQAYSNADVVFVGGSLAPLGGQNFMEPAGFGIPTIIGPHWQDFAWVGKDIFNTGAVTRCRNWHHAVKTMCSHLLTSGNRQTRIDAVNHYILQKQGGAQTAADTIWASWVTNHVEPG, encoded by the coding sequence ATGACAAAGTGTGCTTTTATACCCAATTTTTTCAAATTTTACAATATGCTGTGGGGGGCGGCTCTGCCTTTTTTAAAACGGCACCCAAGACTTACCCCGACCTTTGGCAGACGAATCAATCCGGTTCACCTTCGATCGGCAGATATCTGGATACAGGCAGCATCGGCCGGAGAGGCGTATCTGGCGGTATCCATTATAAAGGCCCTTAACCCGGACAGGTCGGTCACCATGCTGTTGACCACAACCACGGATCAGGGCATGAAAATTCTGACACAAGCGCTGTCGCCAAAAAAAATTTCGTCCCGGATCAGCCTGTGCGTTGATATATTCCCCTTTGACAAGCCGACGACCATGAACAAAGCAGTGCAACAGGTCAATCCTGCTGTCATGGTTTTGCTGGAGACAGAACTGTGGCCGGCCCATCTTTATGCGTTAAAAAAAAATCATACCGCCGTATTGCTCATCAACGGCAGGTTATCCCAAAAAAGCTACCGGAATTACGGGCTCACAAAAGCGTTCTGGCGATCCTTTGCCCCGGAGCGCATCCTGGCCATCTCTGCCAAAGACGCCAAAAGATTTTCCCGAATATTTTCCCACACCCGCATTGACACCATGGACAACATCAAATTTGACCGTATGAAGGTTCAGAACACGGCCGATAAAAGCTCTGCTTTAGCTGCAATTGTGCCCCGGGAACTTCCCCTGTCTATTTTTGCCTCCTTCCGCCGCCAGGAAGAAAAGCAGATCATTGACATGATAAAAACCTTATTAGAAAGGGTGCCGAACCAGATTATTGCCCTCTTCCCCAGACATATGCACCGAATAGCGCCATTTTTAAAAAAAATGAATAAAAACGGCCTCAAGGTATACAAAGGCTCGCAGATATCATCGGTTCTACCCGGTCCGGCCATTATCCTGTGGGACAAATTTGGAGATCTGCACCAGGCTTACAGCAATGCCGACGTGGTTTTTGTCGGCGGAAGTCTTGCGCCCTTAGGGGGCCAGAATTTCATGGAGCCCGCAGGGTTTGGCATTCCCACAATCATCGGCCCCCACTGGCAGGATTTTGCCTGGGTGGGAAAAGACATCTTCAATACCGGTGCCGTAACCCGATGCAGAAATTGGCATCATGCGGTTAAAACCATGTGTAGCCACCTGTTAACATCCGGAAACCGACAAACCCGTATTGACGCGGTGAATCATTATATTTTACAAAAACAAGGCGGAGCACAGACCGCTGCAGACACAATTTGGGCGTCGTGGGTGACAAATCATGTTGAACCCGGGTAG
- a CDS encoding NAD(P)/FAD-dependent oxidoreductase, whose product MLKLGEKGAILQNDNKTYAIAPHIPCGVVTPEMLRKIADVAEKYDAKALKLTGATRITIVGLKEEDIDSAWQDLGLDKGAAVGMCIRSVRACPGTTFCKLGKQDALGVGMEMDKQYHAMELPGKFKIAVSGCKLSCAESWVRDIGLIGEANGWLLVIGGNVGMNPRIAQKVAEGLNTEQALEACKRVVGYYKENAKKGERLGKMIDRIGLEPFEKAIQS is encoded by the coding sequence ATGCTCAAACTTGGTGAAAAGGGAGCCATCCTCCAGAATGACAACAAAACCTATGCCATTGCCCCTCACATTCCCTGCGGGGTTGTTACACCGGAAATGCTCAGAAAAATTGCTGATGTGGCGGAAAAATACGACGCCAAAGCACTCAAGCTGACCGGGGCCACTCGTATTACAATTGTAGGACTCAAGGAAGAGGACATTGATTCGGCCTGGCAAGATCTGGGACTTGACAAGGGTGCCGCCGTGGGCATGTGTATCCGCTCGGTGCGCGCTTGTCCGGGCACCACATTCTGCAAGCTCGGCAAACAGGATGCCCTGGGCGTGGGTATGGAGATGGACAAACAATACCATGCCATGGAACTGCCGGGTAAATTCAAAATAGCGGTATCAGGATGCAAACTGTCCTGCGCCGAATCCTGGGTCAGGGACATCGGACTCATCGGAGAAGCCAATGGCTGGCTCCTTGTCATTGGCGGCAACGTGGGTATGAATCCCAGGATTGCCCAGAAAGTGGCTGAAGGGCTGAACACTGAACAGGCATTGGAGGCCTGTAAACGTGTTGTTGGGTATTACAAAGAAAATGCCAAAAAAGGGGAACGCCTCGGAAAAATGATCGATCGTATTGGTCTTGAACCCTTTGAAAAGGCCATTCAAAGTTAA
- a CDS encoding MBL fold metallo-hydrolase, which translates to MKTWYIPEDRFPIQVTPGVQVIGNYYFNLMLITGKEKTVLFEAGVSGIVDQVIRQLGMLEISPDIIVVSHPHADHVTGLPGLADRFKQARIIAGPGAKTFMTHPKAASALIAEDRFISRRLGEEGLTPGRPSLDAPPDAGRIEEIAGPARLNLGGGLFFDLLPAKGHSPGALMGLAVPDQVLCCADALGFHYPGRDFWPLFFTGAADYLDTIKQIKTLTPEIICPAHQGPIMADNVSLALEKAESKALEIIKMIKGSPLNDMELVEKLFEMSYKNEFCLYTKKNVTNCAGLLVKRAREYHSPL; encoded by the coding sequence ATGAAGACCTGGTACATACCCGAAGACCGGTTTCCCATACAGGTGACCCCCGGAGTGCAGGTGATCGGCAACTACTATTTTAATCTTATGCTGATCACAGGGAAAGAAAAGACAGTGCTGTTTGAAGCCGGTGTTTCAGGTATTGTGGATCAAGTCATCCGGCAGCTGGGTATGCTTGAAATTTCCCCGGACATTATAGTGGTCAGCCATCCCCACGCCGATCATGTAACAGGGCTTCCCGGATTGGCTGACCGATTTAAACAGGCCCGGATCATTGCCGGGCCCGGGGCCAAAACATTCATGACCCATCCCAAGGCCGCCTCGGCACTGATCGCCGAGGACCGGTTCATATCCCGGCGCCTCGGCGAAGAAGGATTAACGCCAGGGCGCCCCAGCCTTGATGCCCCACCGGATGCCGGTCGCATTGAAGAAATCGCCGGCCCTGCACGACTAAATCTGGGCGGCGGACTCTTTTTTGATCTGCTGCCGGCAAAAGGCCACTCCCCGGGGGCATTGATGGGGCTTGCCGTGCCGGACCAGGTGTTGTGCTGCGCCGATGCCCTGGGGTTCCATTATCCCGGTCGGGATTTCTGGCCCCTGTTTTTCACAGGCGCGGCAGACTACCTTGACACAATCAAACAGATCAAAACGCTGACCCCTGAAATTATCTGTCCGGCCCACCAGGGTCCCATCATGGCCGACAACGTGTCTTTAGCCCTGGAAAAAGCGGAATCCAAGGCACTTGAAATCATAAAAATGATAAAGGGCAGCCCACTCAATGATATGGAACTGGTCGAAAAACTATTCGAAATGTCCTACAAAAACGAATTTTGCCTATACACCAAAAAAAATGTAACAAACTGTGCCGGGCTGCTGGTTAAGCGGGCCAGAGAGTATCATTCGCCTTTGTAG
- a CDS encoding DMT family transporter, whose protein sequence is MFNGMLPRMDRKSTLGYLAVFGSAFCFYMSTVVIKWSAMAGLHIRTSMFTLARFGFGFLVVCIIISLGRYKIRVVKKRFLVGRALLNTLAVFCFFKGVAQTSVAQANILNMTFPLFIALFSWILFKSQRDLGTVMIVLVAFAGVFMILMPADTHFPIGALWGLASGFIAAFAIIILNMARQDHDTLTILFFMFGLGGIVVFCLFFHEMQLPNSHEMVYLFWCSAIAIAGQFLLTQGFKYVSAIEGGIIASTRIFLAAILGPFLVMDPALSFAGWVGAFLIFAGNVLLTVKKVRKFTGRTSNPS, encoded by the coding sequence ATGTTTAACGGTATGCTGCCCCGGATGGATAGAAAATCAACCCTTGGATACCTGGCTGTGTTTGGATCAGCTTTTTGTTTTTATATGTCCACCGTGGTGATCAAGTGGTCGGCCATGGCTGGGCTTCATATCCGTACATCCATGTTTACCCTGGCCCGGTTCGGCTTTGGATTTCTTGTTGTCTGCATTATCATTTCCCTGGGTCGTTATAAAATCAGGGTGGTTAAAAAAAGATTTCTGGTGGGCAGGGCGTTGCTCAATACCCTGGCCGTTTTCTGTTTTTTCAAGGGCGTGGCCCAGACCAGCGTGGCCCAGGCCAATATTTTAAACATGACCTTTCCTTTATTTATCGCCTTGTTTTCATGGATTCTTTTTAAGTCCCAAAGAGATTTGGGTACCGTTATGATTGTCCTGGTGGCGTTTGCCGGGGTTTTTATGATTCTAATGCCGGCAGATACACATTTTCCCATAGGGGCTTTGTGGGGGTTGGCTTCGGGGTTCATTGCGGCCTTTGCCATCATTATACTGAACATGGCCCGGCAGGATCACGACACCTTGACCATTTTGTTCTTTATGTTCGGTCTTGGAGGTATTGTTGTATTCTGTCTTTTTTTTCATGAAATGCAACTGCCCAATAGCCACGAGATGGTTTATCTTTTCTGGTGTTCAGCCATCGCCATTGCCGGTCAGTTTTTGTTGACCCAAGGGTTTAAATACGTCTCTGCCATTGAAGGGGGCATCATCGCCTCAACCCGGATTTTTCTGGCGGCAATCCTGGGGCCATTCCTTGTCATGGATCCCGCGCTTTCCTTTGCCGGATGGGTGGGGGCGTTTTTGATATTTGCCGGAAATGTGCTGTTAACCGTAAAAAAAGTGCGCAAATTTACCGGCCGCACCTCTAACCCGTCTTAG
- the tyrA gene encoding bifunctional chorismate mutase/prephenate dehydrogenase — MTKDNVSFAQQIKPIRDEIDTIDARIISLLSQRREQVEKIVAVKKVHKVPIYHPAREEDVISRLRGKASDMDVDPDLVENLYRTIMHQSRKSQTRVSKTSLIRPQARILIVGGAGEMGRLFVRFFTETGYQVDILDKNDWDRAEGLCENADLVVVCVPINVTVKVIDALAPLMRPDAVLTDLTSVKKSPLEAMCRAHKGPVLGLHPLFGPTTDNLDKQIIAACSGQDDDACQWVIDQLVAWGAVVVETSALEHDQVMEIVQALRHFATFSFGSFLYRQGIPIKRTLEFSSPIYRLELGMVGRLFAQDPDLYAEIIFATPERRQLLKTFVQSLTQFLDMLESGDKDAFIKEFKQIAEWFGPFGHQALRESTYFINKLIERF; from the coding sequence ATGACCAAAGACAACGTCTCTTTTGCACAGCAAATCAAACCCATTCGGGATGAAATTGATACCATTGATGCCCGGATTATTTCCTTATTAAGCCAACGCCGGGAACAGGTGGAAAAAATTGTGGCGGTAAAAAAAGTGCACAAGGTGCCCATTTACCATCCGGCCCGGGAAGAAGACGTGATATCCCGCCTGCGGGGAAAAGCCTCGGACATGGATGTAGACCCGGATCTGGTGGAAAATCTTTATAGAACAATCATGCACCAGTCCAGAAAAAGCCAGACCCGTGTATCCAAAACCAGTTTGATCCGGCCCCAGGCAAGGATACTTATTGTGGGCGGAGCCGGAGAGATGGGCCGTCTATTTGTCCGATTTTTCACTGAAACCGGATACCAGGTGGATATCCTGGATAAAAATGACTGGGACAGGGCAGAAGGCTTGTGTGAAAACGCAGACCTTGTTGTTGTCTGTGTTCCCATCAACGTTACCGTTAAGGTCATTGACGCCTTAGCCCCCCTGATGCGGCCGGATGCAGTGCTCACGGATCTGACGTCGGTCAAAAAGAGTCCCCTTGAAGCCATGTGCCGGGCACACAAGGGTCCAGTGCTGGGCCTGCATCCTCTTTTCGGCCCCACCACGGACAACCTGGACAAACAGATCATTGCGGCATGTTCCGGACAAGACGATGATGCCTGCCAGTGGGTCATTGACCAGCTGGTAGCCTGGGGTGCAGTGGTTGTTGAAACAAGTGCCCTGGAACATGACCAAGTCATGGAAATTGTCCAGGCCCTTCGGCATTTTGCAACGTTCAGTTTCGGCAGTTTTCTTTACCGCCAGGGCATCCCCATTAAACGCACCCTTGAATTCTCAAGCCCGATCTACCGTCTGGAACTGGGGATGGTGGGCAGGCTTTTTGCCCAGGATCCGGATCTATACGCTGAAATCATCTTTGCCACACCCGAGCGGCGCCAGCTTTTAAAAACATTTGTCCAATCCTTGACCCAGTTTCTGGATATGCTTGAATCCGGTGATAAGGACGCATTCATCAAAGAATTTAAGCAGATTGCTGAATGGTTCGGACCTTTTGGCCACCAGGCCCTGCGTGAAAGTACCTATTTTATAAACAAACTGATTGAACGGTTCTAA
- a CDS encoding sigma-54-dependent transcriptional regulator yields MSEKIVLVVDDDTAHATMLKTLMKGWGYTVQVTLDGDEGVDAVTNNPFGLVLMDMKMVKMSGMEALAKIHDFNPALPVIIMTAYSSVDTAVQALKIGAYDYLTKPLDFDKLKLTVDRVFERLHLKNENQDLKKQLETSTFHHDILGKSSAMEALLDTIHMVAPTDANVLVTGESGTGKELVAAALHNNSIRRQHPYIRINCAAITETLLESELFGHERGAFTGADKNRKGKFLLADKGSILLDEIGEMSISMQAKLLRVIQEKEIAPVGSEKTLAVDVRVIAATNRDLKAMSTEKAFREDLYYRLNVVHIGIPPLRRRPEDIPELAMHFLDEFARKNRRDIKGFSPNAMDTLIRYEWPGNVRELMNAVERGVVMARTDYLRRSDLSFILDDEPEQIREAGLNLENISLSKVEERAILSTLAAAGGNKSEAARRLGITRKTLLKKLKRYGDEAD; encoded by the coding sequence ATGAGTGAGAAGATAGTGCTGGTGGTGGATGATGATACTGCCCATGCCACCATGCTTAAAACCCTGATGAAAGGGTGGGGATATACCGTGCAGGTAACCCTGGACGGAGATGAGGGTGTGGATGCGGTGACAAACAACCCCTTTGGGCTGGTGCTTATGGATATGAAAATGGTGAAAATGTCCGGCATGGAAGCTCTGGCTAAAATTCATGACTTTAATCCGGCCCTTCCCGTAATCATCATGACCGCTTATTCTTCGGTGGACACGGCCGTTCAGGCCCTGAAAATCGGGGCCTATGATTACCTGACCAAACCCCTTGACTTTGACAAGCTTAAACTCACCGTGGACCGGGTGTTCGAACGTCTTCATCTGAAGAACGAAAATCAGGACCTGAAAAAACAATTGGAAACCAGCACCTTTCACCACGATATCCTGGGCAAAAGCTCTGCCATGGAGGCACTGCTGGATACCATACATATGGTGGCTCCCACCGATGCCAATGTGCTTGTTACAGGCGAATCCGGCACAGGGAAGGAGCTTGTGGCTGCTGCCCTTCATAACAACAGCATCAGACGGCAGCACCCATATATCCGGATCAACTGTGCCGCCATCACCGAAACCCTTCTGGAATCTGAATTGTTTGGCCATGAGCGGGGTGCATTCACCGGGGCGGATAAAAACCGTAAGGGCAAGTTTCTTTTAGCGGACAAGGGTAGTATCCTGCTGGATGAAATCGGGGAGATGAGCATATCCATGCAGGCAAAGCTGCTGCGGGTCATCCAGGAAAAAGAGATTGCACCCGTGGGTTCGGAAAAGACCCTTGCCGTGGATGTCAGGGTGATTGCCGCCACAAACAGGGATTTGAAAGCCATGTCCACCGAAAAAGCCTTTAGGGAAGACCTTTACTATCGGCTCAATGTGGTACATATTGGTATTCCGCCGTTGCGTCGGCGTCCCGAGGATATCCCGGAACTTGCCATGCATTTTCTGGATGAGTTTGCCAGAAAAAACCGCAGGGATATCAAGGGCTTTTCTCCCAATGCCATGGATACCCTGATCCGGTATGAGTGGCCGGGTAACGTCCGTGAATTGATGAATGCCGTGGAGCGCGGCGTGGTCATGGCCCGCACCGATTACCTTCGCCGGTCTGATCTCTCCTTTATCCTGGATGATGAACCTGAACAGATCCGGGAGGCGGGTTTGAACCTTGAAAATATCTCCCTGTCCAAGGTGGAGGAGCGTGCCATTTTATCCACCCTGGCCGCAGCCGGGGGAAATAAGAGCGAAGCTGCCCGAAGACTTGGCATTACCCGGAAAACATTGCTTAAAAAACTTAAGAGGTATGGGGATGAGGCTGATTAA
- a CDS encoding ATP-binding protein, translating into MDKFKLKITPKMPGLVPPLVMVGVLVVLLPVFILMTLDRVKKQDEFIRERFLITGTSLIRTFEAGTRIGMGSMHWGTERIQSMLEETAGQPDVAYIMITDAMGKIIAHSDAAMVGTLYDRWADLGPLPRDTHLISSRSLNTLDGPVLEVAKRFVPFNHRVRGRGLGPVHGPDPGYDHGKMSPGLSGAERSVRPALGTFGQIDHYIFAGMSMTGVQAAQAQGFKNIVIKGLLFFIFCCSGIIALFALQAYRAAQLSLEQVMAFSDNVVQNMPSGLITLDPEFNVTSANRSAEKILGEIPEKAFPQMAAMAAEISRSGGVASGEVALNQKEKGDLRLDMTVSAIPADEDQIQGFVLLFRDLTQIRDLKKQVETNRRLAAIGKLAAGVAHEIRNPLSSIKGFATYFARQYENEPEDVEIAKIMVQEVERMDRSITQLLEFAKPMAVQIKQTRIEPLIRHSLKLVSHDLGKKKIRVQTDIRTRRETIHTDPERICQVLLNLYMNALNAMDSKGILEIGVTDVTDGLEIRVVDNGCGIPAKDSEKIFDPYFTTRAKGTGLGLSIVHRIIENLKGEIRVESRPSKGTVFYITLPDDETIEKM; encoded by the coding sequence ATGGATAAATTTAAATTAAAAATTACCCCCAAAATGCCGGGGCTGGTGCCGCCTCTGGTTATGGTGGGGGTCCTGGTCGTGCTGTTGCCGGTATTTATCCTGATGACCCTGGACCGGGTTAAAAAACAGGATGAGTTTATCCGGGAACGATTTTTAATCACCGGCACCTCTTTAATCCGCACTTTTGAAGCCGGCACCCGGATTGGTATGGGATCTATGCATTGGGGCACCGAAAGGATTCAGTCCATGTTGGAGGAGACCGCAGGACAGCCTGATGTTGCCTATATCATGATCACCGACGCCATGGGGAAAATCATCGCCCATTCCGATGCCGCCATGGTGGGTACCCTTTATGACAGATGGGCAGACCTTGGCCCGTTGCCCAGGGATACCCACCTGATCTCCAGCCGCTCCCTGAACACACTGGATGGGCCGGTCCTGGAAGTGGCCAAGCGCTTTGTTCCGTTTAATCATAGAGTCAGAGGTCGAGGTCTGGGGCCTGTTCACGGCCCTGATCCCGGCTACGACCATGGAAAGATGTCGCCCGGACTGTCTGGTGCTGAAAGATCGGTCAGGCCGGCTTTGGGCACATTTGGGCAGATCGATCATTATATTTTTGCCGGAATGTCCATGACCGGGGTGCAGGCGGCCCAGGCCCAGGGATTTAAGAACATTGTTATCAAAGGGCTTTTGTTTTTTATTTTTTGCTGTTCAGGCATTATTGCCCTGTTTGCCCTCCAGGCTTACAGGGCGGCCCAGTTATCCCTGGAACAGGTTATGGCGTTTTCCGACAATGTGGTCCAGAATATGCCCTCGGGCTTGATCACTTTGGATCCGGAGTTTAACGTGACTTCAGCCAATCGGTCTGCTGAAAAGATTCTGGGTGAAATTCCTGAAAAAGCGTTTCCCCAGATGGCTGCCATGGCTGCTGAAATTTCGAGGTCAGGAGGCGTCGCGTCCGGGGAAGTGGCCTTGAACCAAAAAGAGAAAGGCGATCTTCGGCTGGATATGACCGTTTCGGCTATCCCGGCAGACGAAGATCAGATCCAGGGATTTGTCCTTTTATTCAGGGACCTGACCCAGATCCGGGATTTGAAAAAACAGGTGGAAACCAACCGGCGTTTAGCTGCCATCGGAAAACTTGCCGCAGGCGTGGCCCATGAAATCAGAAATCCGTTAAGTTCCATCAAGGGCTTTGCCACCTATTTTGCCCGGCAGTATGAAAATGAACCCGAGGATGTGGAGATTGCAAAAATCATGGTCCAGGAAGTGGAACGTATGGACCGTTCCATCACCCAGTTGCTGGAATTTGCCAAGCCCATGGCCGTACAGATCAAGCAGACCCGGATCGAACCCCTTATCCGACACTCCCTTAAACTGGTTTCCCATGATCTTGGGAAAAAAAAGATCCGTGTTCAAACGGATATCCGTACCAGAAGAGAAACCATTCATACGGACCCGGAACGGATCTGCCAGGTGCTGCTCAATCTTTATATGAATGCATTAAATGCCATGGACAGCAAAGGGATTCTTGAAATTGGCGTAACAGATGTGACTGATGGCCTTGAAATCCGGGTGGTGGATAACGGTTGCGGCATCCCGGCAAAAGATTCTGAAAAAATATTTGACCCCTATTTTACCACCCGGGCCAAGGGGACAGGTCTTGGATTATCCATTGTCCATAGGATTATTGAAAATCTCAAAGGTGAAATCCGGGTGGAAAGCCGCCCCTCAAAAGGCACTGTGTTTTATATTACCCTGCCTGATGATGAAACAATAGAGAAGATGTAA
- a CDS encoding Spy/CpxP family protein refolding chaperone yields the protein MKKTLAVLTILIITCTFSASAFATPPKQGKGKGLRQNQRACMNLTDEQQKQLSDLHQKFVDDTYETRTGIMNLDQQIRMYMETSDPNPGKLKAMVIKKADLAKDLAVKRLDFALDARKISPELKYMGMGKEFGRHGKGYGHGYHGVGKGAGVDDPKEETPSENN from the coding sequence ATGAAAAAAACATTAGCCGTATTAACCATCCTGATCATCACATGCACCTTTTCCGCCAGTGCATTTGCAACCCCCCCAAAGCAGGGCAAGGGAAAGGGCTTAAGACAAAACCAACGAGCGTGCATGAACCTGACCGATGAACAGCAAAAACAGCTTAGTGATCTGCATCAAAAATTTGTTGATGACACCTATGAAACGCGTACAGGAATAATGAATCTGGACCAGCAAATCCGCATGTACATGGAAACATCTGATCCTAATCCGGGAAAACTGAAAGCCATGGTCATAAAAAAAGCGGATTTAGCAAAAGATCTGGCTGTTAAACGTTTGGACTTTGCCCTGGATGCCAGAAAAATATCCCCAGAATTAAAATACATGGGAATGGGCAAAGAATTTGGCCGCCATGGCAAGGGATACGGCCACGGTTATCATGGCGTTGGTAAAGGCGCCGGAGTTGACGATCCCAAAGAAGAGACCCCTTCAGAAAATAATTAA